In Phlebotomus papatasi isolate M1 chromosome 1, Ppap_2.1, whole genome shotgun sequence, the following proteins share a genomic window:
- the LOC129800007 gene encoding nuclear speckle splicing regulatory protein 1, whose product MSKKYGLILPSKAEKKGPVANFSKPSVFGSDSDSDDDKRPGKTGLLGPGDSQKRQARLMQEKALQEDPTVFQYDELYDEIESKRQEAKKSKSTEEKKPKYIKKLLETAEKRKKEYERRIERQVQKEREEEGEKYKDKESFVTSAYKKKLEEMQKAEEEEKREAYLESIGDVTKQKDLDGFYRHIYEQKMGKESPKNERDEEEVEKESGIKTPEKGTKKERSYRKRKASAEEAEAETEEPAVVKKAHLQSNIDADSDFSIDSSSESDDEDDKEEKPGEGGSKAELPQQPDKDTHEIARVEEKPESGQKDDMKVPEGQKGEERKSEAKEPKKPIPPKEKKPKINIWAKRTVGEVFEAAVQRYYERKAARSGG is encoded by the exons atgtctaaaaa GTATGGACTAATTTTACCCTCGAAGGCTGAGAAGAAGGGCCCTGTGGCCAATTTTTCGAAGCCATCAGTGTTTGGAAGTGACTCAGATTCAGACGATGACAAACGTCCGGGAAAAACAGGTCTCTTGGGTCCAGGAGACAGTCAAAAGCGTCAGGCAAGGTTAATGCAGGAGAAAGCCCTTCAGGAAGATCCTACAGTATTTCAGTATGATGAATTATACGATGAGATTGAGAGTAAGAGGCAGGAAGCGAAGAAGTCCAAGAGTACGGAAGAAAAAAAGCCCAAGTACATCAAGAAATTGCTGGAAACAGCAGAAAAGCGGAAAAAGGAATATGAGAGGCGCATAGAACGCCAAGTGCAGAAAGAGAGAGAGGAAGAAGGTGAAAAATACAAGGATAAAGAATCCTTTGTGACATCAGCGTACAAGAAAAAGCTGGAAGAAATGCAAAAGGCCGAAGAGGAGGAAAAGAGGGAGGCTTATCTGGAATCTATTGGTGATGTGACAAAACAAAAGGACCTAGATGGCTTCTACAGGCATATCTATGAGCAGAAAATGGGAAAAGAGTCGCCGAAAAATGAGAGAGATGAGGAAGAAGTTGAGAAAGAAAGCGGAATTAAGACTCCGGAAAAGGGTACTAAAAAAGAGAGGAGCTACAGGAAAAGAAAGGCTTCAGCAGAGGAAGCTGAAGCAGAAACTGAGGAACCTGCTGTGGTTAAAAAAGCTCATCTGCAGTCGAATATTGATGCAGATTCGGACTTTAGCATTGACTCTTCATCTGAATCTGACGATGAAGATGACAAGGAAGAAAAGCCCGGAGAAGGCGGAAGCAAGGCTGAATTACCACAGCAACCAGATAAAGATACTCATGAAATTGCCAGAGTTGAAGAAAAACCTGAGTCTGGGCAGAAAGATGACATGAAGGTTCCAGAAGGGCAGAAAGGAGAGGAGCGGAAAAGCGAAGCAAAGGAGCCCAAGAAACCCATTCCTCCAAAGGAAAAGAAGCCAAAGATCAACATCTGGGCCAAGAGGACAGTCGGAGAGGTTTTTGAAGCTGCTGTTCAAAGATATTATGAACGAAAAGCAGCCCGATCCGGAGGATAA
- the LOC129800008 gene encoding uncharacterized protein LOC129800008: MDNTFVRSASPQFSDDGDDSGMATLPIGDVSSYPQSTTHTYNPPRVNYLPESEKDYLKGRNTCAFWVLVILLLILTIGNLALTLTIVGILRLGRGMEFMELVPEADTVKFFGNTDLDRIYKRDGQLEGFTDVPVTITGDAGAVLLNLVNRNGHIHNKVHMGRNGTHFKGINLFEVRDPVTKESIFTTSKPRYSIPQGVRNLKTTTVSASRVTSSMEEPLQILAKGKMVLRGAEGTEMESKEIIWSADQNIFLKSINGSIVLAGNNGVYLDMKSIPIVQAEHGLRAGAMQFKVCVCMPQGRLFRVPIPRTHNGKGSCTHFNPRYDPCA, translated from the exons ATGGATAATACTTTCGTGCGGAGTGCTTCTCCTCAGTTCTCTGACGATGGGGATGATAGTGGAATGGCTACACTGCCAATTGGGGATGTTTCTAGCTATCCCCAAAGCACTACTCACACCTACAATCCACCGAGGGTCAATTACCTCCCGGAGTCTGAGAAGGATTACCTCAAGGGACGCAATACTTGTGCTTTTTGGGTGCTTGTTATCCTCCTTCTGATCCTCACAATTGGCAATCTCGCTCTCACACTTACTATTGTGGGAATTTTACGCCTTGGGAGAGGGATGGAGTTCATGGAACTTGTTCCTGAAGCAGACACTGTTAAATTCTTCGGAAACACTGACTTGGATCGCATCTACAAACGCGATGGTCAATTGGAAGGATTCACAGATGTTCCTGTAACAATTACCGGTGATGCAGGAGCAGTTCTGTTGAATCTAGTCAATCGCAATGGTCACATTCACAACAAGGTTCATATGGGACGCAATGGGACTCATTTTAAAGGAATCAATCTCTTTGAAGTTCGTGATCCCGTTACCAAGGAATCGATTTTTACGACATCAAAGCCCAG ATATAGCATCCCTCAGGGAGTTCGCAATCTTAAGACAACCACCGTTAGCGCCAGTCGTGTCACGAGCTCCATGGAGGAGCCTCTCCAAATcctggcaaaaggaaaaatggTCCTGCGTGGAGCTGAGGGGACAGAGATGGAGAGTAAGGAAATCATCTGGTCAGCAGATCAAAATATCTTCCTAAAGTCTATTAATGGATCAATTGTCCTTGCTGGAAACAATGGAGTGTATTTGGACATGAAAAGCATCCCTATTGTTCAGGCTGAGCATGGATTGAGGGCAGGAGCGATGCAATTTAAAGTTTGTGTCTGTATGCCTCAAGGGAGACTCTTTCGAGTGCCAATTCCTCGTACGCACAATGGAAAAGGAAGCTGTACTCACTTCAATCCTCGCTATGATCCCTGTGCCTGA
- the LOC129800012 gene encoding proteasome subunit alpha type-2 — MASERYSFSLTTFSPSGKLVQIEYALAAVSAGAPSVGIKATNGVVLATENKHKSILYDEHSVNKVEMVTDHIGMVYSGMGPDYRLLVKQARKMAQQYYLVYQEPIPTAQLVQRVATVMQEYTQSGGVRPFGVSLLICGWDNDRPYLFQCDPSGAYFAWKATAMGKNAITGKTFLEKRYSEDLELDDAVHTAILTLKEGFEGQMTADNIQVGVCDENGFRRLDPSTVKDYLANI; from the exons ATGGCCTCTGAGCGGTACAGCTTTTCCCTGACAACATTTAG CCCTTCAGGGAAGCTGGTTCAGATTGAATATGCCCTGGCGGCTGTGTCAGCTGGAGCCCCATCTGTGGGTATTAAGGCCACCAATGGTGTGGTCCTGGCCACGGAGAACAAGCACAAGTCCATTTTGTACGATGAGCACAGTGTAAACAAGGTGGAAATGGTGACAGATCACATTGGGATGGTTTACTCAGGAATGGGTCCGGATTATCGGTTGCTGGTGAAACAGGCCCGCAAAATGGCCCAGCAGTACTACCTCGTATATCAGGAGCCAATTCCCACGGCTCAACTGGTGCAGCGTGTGGCTACGGTGATGCAGGAATACACGCAATCCGGAGGAGTTCGTCCCTTTGGTGTTTCCCTGCTCATCTGCGGCTGGGACAATGATCGTCCCTACCTGTTCCAGTGTGATCCATCTGGAGCCTATTTCGCATGGAAGGCTACAGCCATGGGGAAGAATGCTATCACCGGGAAGACATTCCTGGAGAAACGCTACAGCGAGGATCTTGAGCTCGATGATGCCGTTCACACGGCCATCCTGACACTCAAAGAGGGATTCGAGGGTCAGATGACCGCTGACAACATCCAAGTGGGCGTTTGCGATGAAAATGGCTTCCGGCGGCTCGATCCTTCGACTGTGAAGGATTACTTGGCGAATATTTAA
- the LOC129800003 gene encoding interleukin enhancer-binding factor 2 homolog, translating into MVRGGLRGRGGMRGGGVRVPFKKTFVPRHPFDLTLAELAFPKVVQPPDDSALTAALLKRNQDLCPTAVEQTAIGNLVTKVQGVLDNLVVAPGDFSTCQLDEVRQVGSFKKGTMMTGNNVADIVVILKTLPTKEACEALARKVEEDLKTAMKTEVVTKAEALSTSLHEKGFDIANRVAKVRVLIATLPQNIRKLEPETHLDAKVMQSHLAAIRHIRWFEENAHHSSIKVLIRILRDLTKRFDGFAPMSPWTLDLLAHLAIMNNPSRQALPINQAFRRVFQLLASGLFLPGSAGITDPCEVGHIRVHTSMSLEQQDVCCMTAQTLLRVLAHGGYKHILGLEGNASIAQEMSVWDGVVVSPMERVYEKPSEKKEGEEDEDMEAVEGDAEDDGME; encoded by the coding sequence ATGGTACGAGGAGGTCTGCGTGGTCGTGGGGGAATGCGTGGTGGTGGAGTGAGGGTTCCATTCAAGAAAACCTTCGTGCCACGGCATCCGTTTGACCTGACGCTGGCCGAATTGGCTTTTCCGAAAGTTGTGCAGCCTCCAGACGACTCTGCCCTAACAGCGGCTCTCCTGAAGCGCAATCAGGACCTCTGTCCCACGGCCGTGGAGCAGACGGCCATTGGGAATCTCGTGACTAAAGTTCAGGGTGTCCTGGACAATCTCGTGGTGGCTCCTGGGGACTTTTCCACCTGCCAACTCGACGAAGTGCGTCAGGTGGGATCATTCAAGAAGGGTACAATGATGACAGGAAACAATGTAGCTGACATTGTGGTCATCCTGAAGACTCTGCCTACGAAGGAGGCTTGTGAGGCACTGGCGAGGAAAGTCGAGGAAGATCTCAAGACAGCCATGAAGACGGAAGTTGTGACGAAGGCTGAAGCTTTGAGCACCAGTCTGCACGAGAAGGGCTTCGACATTGCCAATCGCGTGGCCAAGGTGCGTGTTCTGATCGCTACTTTGCCTCAGAACATCCGGAAGCTTGAACCGGAGACGCATCTCGATGCCAAAGTCATGCAGAGTCACTTGGCTGCCATCAGGCACATCAGATGGTTCGAGGAGAATGCCCATCACTCCTCTATCAAAGTACTCATTCGCATCTTGCGCGATCTAACTAAGCGCTTTGACGGATTTGCTCCCATGTCTCCCTGGACACTGGATCTGCTGGCCCACTTGGCCATCATGAACAACCCCAGCCGTCAGGCTCTGCCCATCAATCAAGCTTTCAGGAGGGTGTTCCAGCTTCTGGCTTCAGGGCTGTTCCTCCCAGGATCTGCAGGAATTACTGATCCCTGCGAAGTTGGCCACATCCGTGTGCACACATCCATGAGTCTGGAGCAGCAGGACGTGTGCTGCATGACAGCTCAGACTCTGCTCAGGGTGCTGGCCCATGGAGGCTACAAGCACATCCTGGGCCTGGAGGGAAATGCCAGCATCGCTCAGGAGATGAGCGTCTGGGATGGAGTTGTGGTGTCGCCCATGGAACGCGTCTACGAGAAGCCGTCAGAGAAGAAGGAGGGCGAGGAGGATGAAGACATGGAAGCCGTCGAGGGTGATGCAGAGGATGATGGGATGGAATAA